The following proteins are encoded in a genomic region of Verrucomicrobiia bacterium:
- a CDS encoding YdcF family protein, with protein MITSLQRMVFNLLEPVGLVWGVLVLLALWALSRKRWRLALAPAGLALLMFLVGSTGFSGWLLGRLEKQHLAPALEEVPAADAVVVLGGGFEPSRRDVFGLGVTADGDRLFMGLELMRLGKGRALVLGGAEAALPDGQKRVEADMVRRWLEAWRLPQAPVISLGGCDNTREEALKVAQLCQERGWKQVILVTSAYHMPRAVACFKTAGVPVFPVPCDFKTSVSLEGPPSFNLVPRYQGFVKMSLFVREQLAWALYRWRGWIQPD; from the coding sequence ATGATCACCAGTCTGCAACGGATGGTGTTCAACCTTCTGGAGCCGGTGGGGCTGGTGTGGGGTGTCCTGGTATTGCTTGCGTTGTGGGCGTTGTCACGCAAGCGCTGGCGGCTGGCCCTGGCGCCGGCGGGGCTGGCGTTGCTGATGTTTCTCGTCGGCAGCACGGGTTTTTCCGGCTGGTTGCTGGGGCGCTTGGAGAAGCAACATCTGGCCCCGGCGTTGGAGGAGGTGCCGGCGGCGGATGCCGTGGTGGTGCTGGGCGGGGGCTTTGAGCCTTCGCGCCGGGATGTCTTTGGGCTGGGCGTGACTGCGGATGGGGACCGGTTGTTCATGGGGCTGGAATTGATGCGCCTGGGCAAGGGGCGCGCGCTGGTGTTGGGCGGCGCCGAGGCCGCCCTGCCTGACGGGCAGAAGCGGGTGGAGGCCGACATGGTGCGGCGCTGGTTGGAGGCCTGGCGGCTGCCGCAGGCGCCAGTGATTAGCCTTGGGGGGTGCGACAACACCCGGGAGGAGGCGCTGAAAGTGGCGCAGCTTTGCCAGGAGCGCGGCTGGAAGCAGGTGATTTTGGTGACCTCGGCCTATCACATGCCCCGCGCGGTGGCATGTTTCAAAACGGCGGGGGTGCCGGTGTTTCCGGTGCCATGTGACTTCAAAACGTCCGTCAGCCTGGAGGGGCCGCCCTCGTTCAACTTGGTGCCGCGCTACCAGGGCTTTGTCAAAATGTCCCTTTTTGTGCGCGAGCAACTGGCCTGGGCCTTGTATCGCTGGCGGGGTTGGATCCAACCTGATTAG